From a single Lolium rigidum isolate FL_2022 chromosome 7, APGP_CSIRO_Lrig_0.1, whole genome shotgun sequence genomic region:
- the LOC124677903 gene encoding ent-kaurene oxidase-like 3 — MEALLAALQAGGGGAAAAIAAAVVVLAALYFARMVSKERANTPPVVPGLPLIGNLLQLDEKMPHKTFAKWSEIYGPIYTIRTGASSVVVLNSTEVAKEAMVAKFTSISTRKLAKAFSVLSRDKTMIATSDYGEFHTKAKRFIREGLLGSSAQRRFRDTRQKMMDNMLNTFHSLVIGNPHAPQNFREVFRDEIFRVTLIESLGEDVSSVYVKEFGREISKEEMHRTMVVDMMTCVIVADWRDYFPYLGWLPNKSFDTRLVTAESRRTAVMRALIDQRRERIACGESGVSYSYLDFLLAEGTLTDEVLTMLVWESILEGTDTTSVTTEWAMYELAKNPKKQDRLYQEIQEVCGEDTVVTEDHLPRLPYLNAVFHETLRLHPPISVLPRRFVHQTTTLGGYKIPAGTEVTINVYGCNMNKEEWEEPEEWRPERFLDGRFDSADMFKTLSFGAGKRVCAGRVQAINISCAAIARLVQEFAWRLKKGDKDEENAVQFVGHKLHPLYVYLSPRGGT; from the exons ATGGAGGCGCTGCTGGCGGCACTCCAAGCAGGcggtggaggcgcggcggctgCCATCGCGGCGGCCGTCGTCGTGCTGGCCGCGCTCTACTTCGCCCGGATGGTGTCCAAGGAACGCGCCAACACGCCCCCAG TCGTTCCTGGTTTACCGCTTATTGGAAATCTGCTTCAGCTGGACGAAAAGATGCCCCATAAGACCTTTGCAAAATGGTCTGAAATTTATGGGCCAATATACACTATAAGGACTGGGGCTTCTTCTGTAGTTGTGCTCAACTCAACAGAAGTAGCCAAGGAG GCAATGGTTGCAAAGTTCACATCCATATCTACACGAAAGCTAGCTAAAGCATTTTCAGTGCTAAGTCGTGACAAAACAATGATTGCTACAAGTGACTATGGTGAGTTCCACACAAAGGCGAAGCGTTTTATTAGGGAGGGCTTGTTGGGTTCTTCTGCTCAG AGACGATTTCGGGACACAAGACAGAAGATGATGGATAATATGTTGAACACTTTTCATTCACTGGTGATCGGCAACCCACATGCTCCTCAGAACTTTAGAGAAGTTTTCAGGGACGAGATATTCCGCGTAACTTTGATCGAG AGTTTAGGTGAGGATGTGAGTTCAGTTTATGTAAAGGAGTTTGGGCGGGAGATATCGAAGGAAGAAATGCATCGGACCATGGTGGTTGACATGATGACGTGTGTGATTGTGGCCGATTGGAGGGATTACTTCCCATACCTCGGCTGGCTTCCAAACAAGAGCTTTGATACAAGACTTGTTACCGCGGAGTCTAGGCGAACTGCGGTGATGCGAGCCTTGATCGATCAACGGAGAGAACGGATCGCGTGCGGCGAG TCAGGGGTATCCTATTCCTACCTGGACTTCTTGCTGGCAGAGGGCACACTGACAGACGAAGTGTTGACGATGCTGGTGTGGGAGTCCATCTTAGAGGGTACAGATACTACTTCGGTGACGACTGAGTGGGCTATGTACGAGCTTGCCAAAAACCCCAAGAAACAG GACCGTCTCTACCAGGAGATCCAGGAGGTGTGCGGAGAGGACACGGTGGTCACCGAGGATCATCTTCCTCGCCTACCGTACCTGAACGCCGTGTTCCATGAGACGCTGCGCCTCCATCCTCCCATCTCGGTTCTACCTCGAAGATTCGTCCATCAGACCACCACACTGGGGGGCTACAAGATCCCAGCCGGAACAGAG GTGACCATCAACGTGTACGGCTGCAACATGAAcaaggaggagtgggaggagcccGAGGAGTGGAGGCCGGAGAGGTTCCTCGACGGCAGGTTCGACTCTGCAGACATGTTCAAGACCCTGTCGTTCGGCGCCGGGAAGAGGGTCTGCGCCGGGAGAGTGCAGGCTATTAACATCTCctgcgccgccatcgcgaggcttgTGCAGGAGTTCGCCTGGAGGCTCAAGAAGGGCGACAAGGACGAGGAGAACGCTGTGCAGTTCGTGGGCCACAAGCTCCACCCCCTCTACGTCTATCTCTCGCCGAGGGGAGGGACATAA
- the LOC124670372 gene encoding DNA ligase 1-like isoform X2, protein MYNGIGLQTARGSGTNGYVQTNKFFIRPRTGGPPKAPFPSYDDAPGAGAGSGGLGGMRKPNKEILEHDRKRQVELRLVLLRDTLEEQGYTEGEIEERVEEARKEAEIEAAAAAVVAEAGGKAPAGRPGEGFTGTQSHHVAARKEKQLETMRAALRLDVGQKKKDDVDSDPESGELVPGKEYDGLDIDAHNDSKALKDGKKHAKKGKKGRGNDRKGHSRSSRKSKHGYESEDDSETDHDEKNGNKHVKKSFLDRDVDDYVHKNTKHGKDTRPISEADSESDHGKKTKQAKHSRDEGKKVPVKSSRHDAKDEKSRRSKYKDDSYSDSESDVSYSDSESDYDQKRKKSAQHNSKDDKQAPKAKEKESNFEKNVDKRKRHDSDSDGYAHERKVHLDAAVVRKDHSHEKSKSDLKGDEYKNKRSVKTSRHDSEDEKLHSKVLPKDKYTDEYQRPVKTSRHGSEDKKSQSKVIRKDKYTDESETDSGMHEKKKAAKSSHHVSKVDKPAPKLKEKDDDTGKNVAKRVRHDSDSDSDEWKGRLDTKVKKIVEEKRRVMSSSDSSFYSGSSSGSSSSESDASAESRENRKSGRGLKNSEDKNYAKRASYKNESDERKISQDGRRKDLNDQRHKEEERMEREKQKQREEQRKELAKQKHLEEGRKELEKQKREEEERKELEKQKQREREEERPKEREHERRKGEHGMERDYKREVGEDRYDPSANRDSDDEYRGRRPREDYGRHRTDSRDPKRSRYDDSYKHSRPEYEDRYSRDEYRDRRHR, encoded by the exons atgtacaacGGCATCGGGCTGCAGACCGCGCGCGGGTCCGGCACGAATGGCTACGTCCAGACCAACAAGTTCTTCATCCGGCCGCGGACCGGCGGCCCCCCCAAGGCGCCGTTCCCCAGCTacgacgacgcccccggcgccggcgccggctccgGGGGCCTCGGCGGGATGCGGAAGCCCAACAAGGAGATCCTCGAGCACGACCGGAAGCGGCAGGTGGAGCTGCGGCTGGTCTTGCTGAGGGACACCCTCGAGGAGCAGGGCTACACGGAGGGCGAGATCGAGGAGCGCGTTGAGGAGGCGCGCAAGGAGGCCGAGATCGAGGCTGCTGCCGCTGCCGTCGTCGCGGAGGCCGGAGGCAAGGCACCTGCAGGACGTCCAGGCGAAGG GTTTACGGGCACACAGAGCCACCATGTCGCTGCACGGAAGGAGAAGCAACTTGAGACAATGAGGGCTGCTCTTAGGCTGGATGTTGGACAGAAGAAGAAAGATGATGTGGACAGTGATCCGGAGTCTGGGGAGCTTGTACCTGGAAAGGAATATGATGGATTGGATATTGATGCTCACAACGATAGTAAGGCTTTAAAGGATGGTAAAAAGCATGcaaagaaggggaagaagggAAGAGGGAATGATAGAAAGGGTCACAGCAGAAGTTCTAGGAAGAGTAAGCATGGGTATGAATCAGAAGATGATTCTGAGACTGACCATGATGAGAAAAACGGAAATAAACACGTGAAGAAATCCTTCTTAGATAGAGATGTTGATGACTATGTTCATAAGAACACAAAACATGGAAAAGACACTCGTCCTATTTCTGAGGCTGATTCAGAAAGTGATCACGGCAAGAAGACAAAACAGGCGAAACACAGTCGTGATGAGGGAAAGAAGGTGCCTGTGAAGAGCTCTCGCCATGACGCCAAGGATGAGAAATCCAGAAGAAGCAAGTACAAGGATGATTCGTACAGTGACTCGGAGAGTGATGTGTCGTACAGTGATTCAGAGAGTGATTATGATCAGAAAAGGAAAAAATCCGCTCAACACAATTCTAAAGATGATAAACAAGCACCAAAAGCTAAAGAGAAGGAAtccaattttgaaaaaaatgttgATAAGCGCAAGAGGCATGATTCTGATTCAGATGGTTATGCTCATGAGAGGAAAGTACACCTTGATGCAGCGGTTGTTAGGAAGGACCATTCACATGAAAAATCTAAGAGCGACCTGAAGGGTGATGAATATAAAAACAAAAGGTCTGTGAAGACTTCTCGCCATGACTCTGAAGATGAGAAGCTACACAGCAAG GTCCTTCCGAAGGACAAGTACACTGACGAATACCAGAGGCCTGTGAAGACTTCTCGCCATGGATCTGAAGATAAGAAGTCACAAAGCAAGGTCATTCGGAAGGACAAGTACACTGACGAATCAGAGACTGACTCAGGGATGCATGAAAAGAAGAAAGCTGCAAAGTCCTCTCATCATGTTTCTAAAGTTGACAAACCAGCACCAAAACTTAAAGAGAAGGATGATGACACTGGTAAAAATGTTGCTAAGCGTGTGAGGCATGATTCTGATTCTGATTCTGATGAATGGAAAGgacggcttgacacaaaggttaaAAAGATCGTGGAAGAAAAAAGAAGGGTGATGAGCTCAAGTGATAGTTCATTTTACAGCGGCAGCAGCAGTGGTAGCAGCAGCAGTGAATCAGATGCGAGTGCTGAAAGCCGGGAGAATAGGAAATCTGGGAGAGGATTGAAGAATAGTGAAGATAAGAACTATGCTAAAAGAGCTTCTTACAAGAATGAGTCAGATGAAAGGAAAATCAGTCAAGATGGGAGAAGAAAGGATCTCAACGATCAAAGGCATAAGGAGGAAGAGAGAATGGAGAGAGAGAAACAAAAACAGAGGGAGGAACAGAGGAAGGAGTTGGCGAAGCAAAAACACCTGGAGGAAGGGAGAAAGGAGTTGGAGAAGCAAAAACGcgaggaagaagagaggaaggAGCTGGAGAAGCAAAAACAGAGGGAGAGGGAGGAAGAGAGACCGAAAGAGAGAGAACATGAGAGGAGGAAAGGTGAACATGGTATGGAAAGGGACTACAAAAGAGAAGTTGGAGAAGACAGATATGACCCAAGTGCAAATAGAGACAGTGATGATGAGTACAGGGGCCGGAGGCCGCGTGAAGACTATGGTCGACACAGAACTGATAGCCGTGATCCGAAGAGGTCTAGATATGACGACTCTTATAAGCACTCAAGACCGGAGTATGAAGATCGCTATTCTAGAGATGAGTACAGAGACAGGAGGCATCGTTGA
- the LOC124670372 gene encoding glutamic acid-rich protein-like isoform X1, whose translation MYNGIGLQTARGSGTNGYVQTNKFFIRPRTGGPPKAPFPSYDDAPGAGAGSGGLGGMRKPNKEILEHDRKRQVELRLVLLRDTLEEQGYTEGEIEERVEEARKEAEIEAAAAAVVAEAGGKAPAGRPGEGFTGTQSHHVAARKEKQLETMRAALRLDVGQKKKDDVDSDPESGELVPGKEYDGLDIDAHNDSKALKDGKKHAKKGKKGRGNDRKGHSRSSRKSKHGYESEDDSETDHDEKNGNKHVKKSFLDRDVDDYVHKNTKHGKDTRPISEADSESDHGKKTKQAKHSRDEGKKVPVKSSRHDAKDEKSRRSKYKDDSYSDSESDVSYSDSESDYDQKRKKSAQHNSKDDKQAPKAKEKESNFEKNVDKRKRHDSDSDGYAHERKVHLDAAVVRKDHSHEKSKSDLKGDEYKNKRSVKTSRHDSEDEKLHSKVDNRKRHDSDSDGYAHKRKVHLDAAVVRKDHSHEKSKSDLKSDEYKNKRSVKTSRHDSEDEKLHSKVLPKDKYTDEYQRPVKTSRHGSEDKKSQSKVIRKDKYTDESETDSGMHEKKKAAKSSHHVSKVDKPAPKLKEKDDDTGKNVAKRVRHDSDSDSDEWKGRLDTKVKKIVEEKRRVMSSSDSSFYSGSSSGSSSSESDASAESRENRKSGRGLKNSEDKNYAKRASYKNESDERKISQDGRRKDLNDQRHKEEERMEREKQKQREEQRKELAKQKHLEEGRKELEKQKREEEERKELEKQKQREREEERPKEREHERRKGEHGMERDYKREVGEDRYDPSANRDSDDEYRGRRPREDYGRHRTDSRDPKRSRYDDSYKHSRPEYEDRYSRDEYRDRRHR comes from the exons atgtacaacGGCATCGGGCTGCAGACCGCGCGCGGGTCCGGCACGAATGGCTACGTCCAGACCAACAAGTTCTTCATCCGGCCGCGGACCGGCGGCCCCCCCAAGGCGCCGTTCCCCAGCTacgacgacgcccccggcgccggcgccggctccgGGGGCCTCGGCGGGATGCGGAAGCCCAACAAGGAGATCCTCGAGCACGACCGGAAGCGGCAGGTGGAGCTGCGGCTGGTCTTGCTGAGGGACACCCTCGAGGAGCAGGGCTACACGGAGGGCGAGATCGAGGAGCGCGTTGAGGAGGCGCGCAAGGAGGCCGAGATCGAGGCTGCTGCCGCTGCCGTCGTCGCGGAGGCCGGAGGCAAGGCACCTGCAGGACGTCCAGGCGAAGG GTTTACGGGCACACAGAGCCACCATGTCGCTGCACGGAAGGAGAAGCAACTTGAGACAATGAGGGCTGCTCTTAGGCTGGATGTTGGACAGAAGAAGAAAGATGATGTGGACAGTGATCCGGAGTCTGGGGAGCTTGTACCTGGAAAGGAATATGATGGATTGGATATTGATGCTCACAACGATAGTAAGGCTTTAAAGGATGGTAAAAAGCATGcaaagaaggggaagaagggAAGAGGGAATGATAGAAAGGGTCACAGCAGAAGTTCTAGGAAGAGTAAGCATGGGTATGAATCAGAAGATGATTCTGAGACTGACCATGATGAGAAAAACGGAAATAAACACGTGAAGAAATCCTTCTTAGATAGAGATGTTGATGACTATGTTCATAAGAACACAAAACATGGAAAAGACACTCGTCCTATTTCTGAGGCTGATTCAGAAAGTGATCACGGCAAGAAGACAAAACAGGCGAAACACAGTCGTGATGAGGGAAAGAAGGTGCCTGTGAAGAGCTCTCGCCATGACGCCAAGGATGAGAAATCCAGAAGAAGCAAGTACAAGGATGATTCGTACAGTGACTCGGAGAGTGATGTGTCGTACAGTGATTCAGAGAGTGATTATGATCAGAAAAGGAAAAAATCCGCTCAACACAATTCTAAAGATGATAAACAAGCACCAAAAGCTAAAGAGAAGGAAtccaattttgaaaaaaatgttgATAAGCGCAAGAGGCATGATTCTGATTCAGATGGTTATGCTCATGAGAGGAAAGTACACCTTGATGCAGCGGTTGTTAGGAAGGACCATTCACATGAAAAATCTAAGAGCGACCTGAAGGGTGATGAATATAAAAACAAAAGGTCTGTGAAGACTTCTCGCCATGACTCTGAAGATGAGAAGCTACACAGCAAGGTTGATAACCGCAAAAGGCATGATTCGGATTCGGATGGCTATGCTCACAAGAGGAAAGTACACCTTGATGCAGCGGTTGTTAGGAAGGACCATTCACATGAAAAATCTAAGAGCGACCTGAAGAGTGATGAATATAAAAACAAAAGGTCTGTGAAGACTTCTCGCCATGACTCTGAAGATGAGAAGCTACACAGCAAGGTCCTTCCGAAGGACAAGTACACTGACGAATACCAGAGGCCTGTGAAGACTTCTCGCCATGGATCTGAAGATAAGAAGTCACAAAGCAAGGTCATTCGGAAGGACAAGTACACTGACGAATCAGAGACTGACTCAGGGATGCATGAAAAGAAGAAAGCTGCAAAGTCCTCTCATCATGTTTCTAAAGTTGACAAACCAGCACCAAAACTTAAAGAGAAGGATGATGACACTGGTAAAAATGTTGCTAAGCGTGTGAGGCATGATTCTGATTCTGATTCTGATGAATGGAAAGgacggcttgacacaaaggttaaAAAGATCGTGGAAGAAAAAAGAAGGGTGATGAGCTCAAGTGATAGTTCATTTTACAGCGGCAGCAGCAGTGGTAGCAGCAGCAGTGAATCAGATGCGAGTGCTGAAAGCCGGGAGAATAGGAAATCTGGGAGAGGATTGAAGAATAGTGAAGATAAGAACTATGCTAAAAGAGCTTCTTACAAGAATGAGTCAGATGAAAGGAAAATCAGTCAAGATGGGAGAAGAAAGGATCTCAACGATCAAAGGCATAAGGAGGAAGAGAGAATGGAGAGAGAGAAACAAAAACAGAGGGAGGAACAGAGGAAGGAGTTGGCGAAGCAAAAACACCTGGAGGAAGGGAGAAAGGAGTTGGAGAAGCAAAAACGcgaggaagaagagaggaaggAGCTGGAGAAGCAAAAACAGAGGGAGAGGGAGGAAGAGAGACCGAAAGAGAGAGAACATGAGAGGAGGAAAGGTGAACATGGTATGGAAAGGGACTACAAAAGAGAAGTTGGAGAAGACAGATATGACCCAAGTGCAAATAGAGACAGTGATGATGAGTACAGGGGCCGGAGGCCGCGTGAAGACTATGGTCGACACAGAACTGATAGCCGTGATCCGAAGAGGTCTAGATATGACGACTCTTATAAGCACTCAAGACCGGAGTATGAAGATCGCTATTCTAGAGATGAGTACAGAGACAGGAGGCATCGTTGA